In a genomic window of Deinococcus aquiradiocola:
- a CDS encoding APC family permease encodes MVQDVSEVQMHSDQVVQAVTPQVVKPKLGLWSVVMVIYFCVAGGAYGLEGVVSASAPGMAILLVIVTPFIWSIPTVLMVTELSTAMPVAGGYYAWVKRALGPFWGFVEAWTSWLYGIVITSSFAVLFVDYLSSLLGQLFNFTLLDTSRVAHWLVAIGMTAFFAYINVRGAKTVGDSTKLFAALVLAPFVVMAVLALVKYLQHPNAVYLPVTPTGTSPLAAFGLGLFVVMYNYLGWDGISTVLDEIDNPLKTLPKAMVFSVLLVIVAYLVPLLSGLVSGFDWTKWEAGKWPDIAALIGGRWLGVWVAIGGLFSAAGLFTAVLLSSSRLPFVLAADHYLPPAITRLHPRYGTPYVAIIVCSVLLAVLETGTFDSLLVTTVILYGVALLLEFAALVALRVKEPRMRRPFRVPGGTVGAALIAVPPAAILILAAVSTYQSDGTAFLWTSLGALATGPVAYLITRTFVKKGRPDVHVPIEYDDAPVTLPTTGGV; translated from the coding sequence ATGGTGCAGGACGTGAGCGAGGTGCAGATGCATTCAGATCAGGTCGTTCAGGCTGTGACGCCGCAGGTCGTCAAACCCAAGCTGGGCTTGTGGTCCGTGGTGATGGTCATCTACTTCTGCGTGGCGGGCGGCGCGTACGGCCTGGAGGGCGTGGTGAGCGCGTCGGCGCCCGGCATGGCGATCCTGCTGGTGATCGTGACGCCGTTCATCTGGAGTATCCCGACGGTGCTGATGGTGACGGAACTCAGCACCGCGATGCCCGTCGCGGGCGGGTACTACGCGTGGGTGAAGCGTGCCCTGGGGCCGTTCTGGGGCTTCGTGGAGGCGTGGACGAGCTGGCTGTACGGGATCGTCATCACGTCGAGCTTCGCGGTGCTGTTCGTGGATTACCTGAGCAGTCTGCTGGGACAGCTGTTCAACTTCACGCTGCTGGACACGTCGCGCGTCGCGCACTGGCTGGTCGCGATCGGCATGACGGCGTTCTTCGCGTACATCAACGTGCGGGGCGCGAAGACGGTCGGGGATTCCACCAAGCTGTTCGCGGCGCTCGTGCTGGCGCCGTTCGTGGTGATGGCCGTCCTGGCGCTCGTGAAGTACCTGCAGCACCCGAATGCCGTGTACCTGCCCGTCACGCCGACCGGCACGTCGCCGCTCGCCGCGTTCGGGCTGGGCCTGTTCGTAGTGATGTACAACTACCTCGGCTGGGACGGGATCAGTACCGTCCTCGACGAGATCGACAATCCCCTGAAGACCCTGCCGAAAGCGATGGTGTTCAGCGTGCTGCTCGTCATCGTCGCGTACCTCGTGCCGCTGCTGTCGGGCCTCGTGAGCGGTTTCGACTGGACGAAATGGGAGGCCGGGAAGTGGCCTGACATTGCCGCCCTGATCGGCGGACGCTGGCTGGGCGTGTGGGTCGCCATCGGCGGGCTGTTCAGCGCGGCGGGCCTGTTCACGGCGGTGCTGCTGTCGTCTTCGCGGCTGCCGTTCGTGCTGGCCGCCGACCATTACCTGCCGCCCGCCATCACGCGCCTGCACCCGCGGTACGGCACGCCCTACGTGGCGATCATCGTGTGCTCGGTGCTGCTGGCCGTGCTGGAGACCGGCACCTTCGACAGTCTGCTCGTCACGACCGTCATCCTGTACGGTGTGGCGCTGCTGCTGGAGTTCGCGGCGCTCGTCGCGCTGCGCGTGAAGGAGCCGCGCATGCGCAGGCCGTTCCGCGTGCCGGGCGGCACGGTCGGCGCGGCCCTGATCGCCGTGCCGCCTGCCGCGATCCTGATCCTGGCGGCCGTCAGCACGTACCAGAGTGACGGGACGGCGTTCCTGTGGACGTCGCTCGGCGCGCTCGCCACGGGACCGGTCGCGTACCTGATCACGCGGACCTTCGTGAAGAAAGGACGCCCGGACGTGCACGTCCCCATCGAGTACGACGACGCGCCCGTCACGCTTCCCACCACCGGGGGGGTGTGA
- a CDS encoding alanine--glyoxylate aminotransferase family protein, producing the protein MLPTSKNDLPNDLTTLLGEHQAHVLLTPGPTPIHPDATRAFLRPMLGHMDREVFALNGEIQADLRAMYGTAPEAFTALLAGTGSLGMEAGFANLVEPGDEVLVCANGSFGRRMAEMAARYGARVRLVTAPLGEAIDPADVAAHLDGVQMVAVVHGETSTGVLNPVPRIAELVRGSGALLTVDAVTTAGMEPFLAEQWGVDYAYTGAQKCLSAPPGLAPVAVSERAFARFSARRTPNPSWYTDLGGLRDYWTDHTYHHTVPVNLHFAFHAALRAALREGLDARALRVRQMGQAISAALAPLGFTHYVKRPEDRLPTVLALRLPEGLDDAGIRGQLRDRNISITGGLGPTAGLIWRLGLMGEAARPEPYRVLLSNLEDLLGERGIVSRFEDALVQVGLTPQPELAHA; encoded by the coding sequence ATGTTGCCGACCTCGAAGAATGACCTGCCGAACGACCTCACGACGCTGCTCGGGGAACACCAGGCACACGTCCTGCTGACGCCCGGCCCCACGCCGATCCATCCGGACGCCACGCGCGCCTTCCTGCGCCCCATGCTGGGGCACATGGACCGCGAGGTGTTCGCCCTGAACGGCGAGATTCAGGCGGACCTGCGCGCCATGTACGGCACGGCGCCCGAGGCGTTCACGGCACTGCTCGCCGGGACGGGCAGTCTGGGGATGGAGGCGGGATTCGCGAACCTCGTCGAGCCGGGCGACGAGGTCCTCGTGTGCGCGAACGGGTCCTTCGGTCGCCGCATGGCCGAGATGGCGGCCCGCTACGGCGCGCGCGTGCGCCTCGTGACGGCGCCGCTCGGCGAGGCGATCGACCCGGCGGACGTGGCCGCTCACCTCGACGGTGTGCAGATGGTCGCCGTGGTGCACGGCGAGACGAGCACCGGCGTGCTGAACCCCGTCCCCAGAATCGCGGAGCTCGTGCGTGGCAGCGGCGCGCTCCTCACGGTGGACGCCGTCACGACCGCCGGCATGGAGCCCTTCCTGGCCGAGCAGTGGGGCGTGGACTACGCGTACACCGGCGCGCAGAAGTGCCTGTCGGCCCCTCCCGGCCTCGCGCCCGTCGCGGTGAGTGAGCGGGCCTTCGCGCGCTTCAGTGCGCGCCGCACGCCGAACCCCTCGTGGTACACGGACCTCGGCGGCCTGCGCGACTACTGGACGGACCACACATACCATCACACGGTTCCCGTGAACCTGCACTTCGCGTTCCACGCCGCGCTGCGCGCCGCCCTGCGTGAGGGCCTCGACGCGCGCGCCCTGCGCGTCCGTCAGATGGGGCAGGCGATCAGCGCGGCCCTCGCCCCGCTGGGCTTCACGCACTACGTGAAGCGCCCCGAGGACCGCCTGCCGACCGTGCTCGCCCTGCGTCTCCCGGAAGGCCTCGACGACGCGGGCATCCGCGGGCAGCTGCGCGACCGGAACATCAGCATCACGGGCGGCCTCGGGCCGACGGCGGGCCTGATCTGGCGTCTCGGGCTGATGGGGGAGGCCGCGAGGCCCGAACCGTACCGCGTGCTGCTCTCGAACCTGGAGGACCTGCTCGGCGAGCGCGGCATCGTGTCCCGCTTCGAGGACGCGCTCGTGCAGGTCGGCCTGACGCCCCAACCCGAACTCGCCCACGCCTGA
- a CDS encoding universal stress protein has product MYRRILLTLDGDPSRRAAARHALDLAAACGAEVLVMSAVKLERRANRTASGVAVTETNTQLQLAQEQLARVVSAAERRGVRATSYLVEMVPSRGILKMIDDHRPDLVVMTPHSETILGLPISRTTLRVVRGSSVPVLLVREERD; this is encoded by the coding sequence GTGTACCGGCGCATCCTGCTCACGCTGGACGGCGACCCGTCCCGCCGCGCGGCCGCGCGGCACGCGCTGGACCTCGCGGCCGCGTGCGGCGCGGAAGTGCTCGTGATGAGCGCCGTGAAACTGGAGCGGCGCGCGAACCGCACCGCGAGCGGCGTGGCCGTCACGGAGACGAACACGCAGCTGCAGCTCGCGCAGGAGCAGCTGGCGCGCGTGGTGAGTGCCGCCGAACGCAGGGGCGTGCGCGCCACGAGTTACCTCGTGGAGATGGTGCCGTCCAGAGGCATCCTGAAGATGATCGACGACCACCGCCCGGACCTCGTGGTGATGACGCCGCACAGCGAGACGATCCTCGGCCTGCCGATCAGCCGAACGACCCTGCGCGTCGTCCGCGGTTCGAGCGTGCCTGTCCTGCTGGTGCGTGAAGAACGCGACTGA
- a CDS encoding AAA family ATPase: MITSITLQGFKSFADRTRLEFGPGVTAVIGPNGSGKSNVVEALRWVSHQARARELRAAKATELIFHGSAGDGGGPRAGKAALGLAEVQLELRTHAGERLHVSRRVYRDGSAEQDLMGRPARARDVQGALRGTGLGSGGLAVIGQGEVGSVVQAEGQTLLQYVQEAAGLSRSVAARQDTAAQLRAAETQLSQVRLLEEELEGRTARLRVAADAAVRHRALSLRQLGLQDALARARQLQTLDEIAALKDRVTELTLEGTRASQEVTDAAAGLDRARETVAEARAAQQAHGQALDLYRAAQQAHAQALAAHGQAERDLADVQAALRSLDVTPPERPTPPLDALSAEATGAARTLRDLQRQARELDGVLRGARDRANASARRDAARDAQRSTLSAEAERLRAALDAERAALDATQAEAARLAEVTRRLEDAHAQAAQRHAALLDRERSVRQALQAVNAELPPLRRELERLEGSLNSYARYAEGPRNALRSDHAGIVGSVADLLTVPAEHETAVGAALGRRLEQVVVATADDAREIIEILKRGGGRATFLPLDLLRPRPRRDAALLHERGVIGNLSDLCPSDPPIVGQNLLSDTLLMDSLASATALARRHANRPRLVTVDGELIEPGGALTGGRLRDSGAAVLADQRRFAEAQDEVEVLTQRHARLMADLVDLSGDVEDSATSESVARAARDAHRARERDGGVQLARLQASSASLEGQWTALQARLTPQDAQETAGTVDDGPDVTALEAQLDAVRLDAEHWSARERELNDALAAGRALEVAWRAHRDALARANDLHGRQATLSERQQALAAQLPALQAAVRARSTDLGALDPQALAHAEARRDAVSQAYAALIARQNRILAALEDARLTQARREGSLATLPDGTLPPGLPREWQATLTQTTRELESLGTVNASAADELAAEQARLDALTREREDVERAATELRQHLTVMDRAEQTATHAALTRVGQAFAEYSGELLGGQGELELEHDPDARLVGLKLAVQPKGKRTRSLNLLSAGERTMAGLAFLFALGHAPSDREGGAAGLPLAVLDEVDAPLDEANIRRFTRFLTLFAARGSQFLLVTHQKATMEVAGALWGVTTDGSGASRVLSIRQSDDVVPG, from the coding sequence TTGATCACGAGCATCACCCTGCAGGGTTTCAAATCGTTCGCGGACCGCACCCGGCTGGAGTTCGGGCCGGGCGTCACGGCCGTCATCGGTCCGAACGGGTCGGGGAAGAGCAACGTGGTGGAGGCGCTCCGCTGGGTGAGTCATCAGGCGCGCGCGCGTGAACTGCGGGCCGCGAAGGCGACGGAACTCATCTTTCACGGGAGTGCCGGGGACGGCGGTGGGCCGCGCGCCGGCAAGGCCGCGCTGGGTCTCGCGGAAGTGCAGCTGGAACTGCGCACCCATGCGGGCGAGCGGCTGCACGTGTCGCGCCGCGTGTACCGGGACGGGAGTGCCGAGCAGGACCTGATGGGCCGCCCGGCGCGCGCGCGTGACGTGCAGGGCGCGCTGCGCGGCACGGGCCTCGGGAGCGGCGGGCTCGCCGTGATCGGGCAGGGCGAGGTGGGGAGCGTCGTGCAGGCGGAGGGCCAGACGCTGCTGCAGTACGTGCAGGAGGCGGCGGGATTGTCGCGCAGCGTGGCGGCGCGGCAGGACACGGCCGCGCAGCTGCGTGCCGCCGAGACGCAGCTGTCGCAGGTGCGGCTGCTGGAGGAGGAACTGGAGGGCCGCACGGCGCGGCTGCGCGTGGCGGCGGACGCGGCCGTCCGGCACCGTGCGCTCAGCCTGCGGCAGCTGGGCCTGCAGGACGCCCTGGCACGCGCGCGGCAGCTGCAGACGCTGGACGAGATCGCGGCCCTGAAGGACCGCGTCACGGAGCTGACGCTGGAGGGGACGCGCGCGTCGCAGGAGGTCACGGACGCGGCCGCCGGGCTGGACCGCGCGCGTGAGACGGTCGCGGAGGCGCGCGCGGCGCAGCAGGCGCACGGCCAGGCGCTGGACCTGTACCGCGCGGCGCAGCAGGCGCACGCGCAGGCGCTGGCCGCGCACGGTCAGGCGGAACGCGACCTCGCGGACGTGCAGGCGGCCCTGCGGAGTCTGGACGTCACGCCGCCCGAGCGGCCCACCCCGCCCCTCGACGCGCTGAGTGCCGAGGCGACCGGCGCGGCCCGCACCCTGCGGGACCTGCAGCGACAGGCCCGCGAGCTGGACGGCGTCCTGCGCGGCGCGCGCGACCGGGCGAACGCTTCTGCCCGCCGGGACGCCGCCCGGGACGCGCAGCGTTCGACGCTCAGCGCCGAGGCCGAACGGCTGCGCGCGGCGCTGGACGCGGAACGTGCCGCCCTGGACGCCACGCAGGCCGAAGCGGCGAGGCTCGCCGAGGTGACGCGCCGCCTGGAGGACGCGCACGCTCAGGCGGCGCAGCGGCATGCGGCGCTCCTCGACCGGGAGCGGTCGGTGCGTCAGGCCCTGCAGGCCGTGAACGCCGAGCTGCCGCCCCTGCGCCGTGAACTGGAGCGCCTGGAAGGCAGCCTGAACAGTTACGCCCGCTACGCGGAAGGGCCGCGCAACGCCCTGCGGTCCGATCACGCGGGCATCGTGGGGTCCGTCGCGGACCTGCTGACGGTCCCGGCGGAGCACGAGACGGCGGTCGGCGCGGCGCTGGGACGGCGGCTGGAGCAGGTGGTGGTGGCGACGGCCGACGACGCGCGCGAGATCATCGAGATCCTCAAGCGTGGCGGGGGTCGCGCGACGTTCCTGCCGCTGGACCTGCTGCGGCCCAGGCCGCGCCGGGATGCGGCACTGCTGCACGAGCGGGGCGTGATCGGGAACCTCAGTGACCTGTGCCCGTCCGACCCGCCCATCGTGGGGCAGAACCTGCTGTCCGACACGCTCCTGATGGATTCCCTGGCGTCCGCGACGGCGCTCGCGCGGCGGCACGCGAACCGGCCGCGCCTCGTGACGGTGGACGGCGAACTGATCGAGCCGGGCGGCGCGCTCACCGGCGGGCGCCTGCGGGACAGTGGCGCGGCCGTCCTGGCGGACCAGCGGCGCTTCGCGGAGGCGCAGGACGAGGTGGAGGTCCTGACGCAGCGGCACGCGCGCCTCATGGCGGACCTCGTGGACCTGTCAGGCGACGTGGAGGACAGCGCCACCAGCGAGAGCGTCGCGCGGGCCGCCCGGGACGCGCACCGGGCGCGCGAGCGGGACGGGGGCGTGCAGCTCGCGCGGCTGCAGGCGAGTTCCGCGTCCCTGGAGGGACAGTGGACGGCGCTGCAGGCGCGCCTGACCCCGCAGGACGCTCAGGAGACGGCGGGTACGGTGGACGACGGGCCGGACGTGACGGCGCTCGAAGCGCAGCTGGACGCGGTGCGGCTGGACGCGGAGCACTGGTCGGCGCGGGAGCGTGAACTGAACGACGCGCTCGCCGCGGGACGAGCCCTGGAAGTCGCGTGGCGAGCACACCGGGACGCGCTCGCCCGTGCGAATGACCTGCACGGGCGGCAGGCGACGCTCTCCGAACGGCAGCAGGCCCTCGCGGCGCAGCTTCCGGCGCTGCAGGCGGCCGTCAGGGCACGCAGCACGGACCTGGGCGCGCTGGACCCGCAGGCGCTCGCTCACGCGGAAGCGCGGCGGGACGCGGTGTCGCAGGCGTACGCGGCGCTGATCGCGCGGCAGAACCGCATTCTCGCCGCGCTGGAGGACGCGCGGCTCACGCAGGCCCGCCGGGAAGGCAGCCTCGCGACCCTGCCGGACGGGACGCTGCCGCCCGGCCTGCCGCGCGAGTGGCAGGCGACCCTCACGCAGACGACCCGCGAACTGGAATCGCTCGGCACCGTGAACGCGTCGGCGGCGGACGAACTCGCGGCCGAGCAGGCGCGCCTGGACGCCCTGACGCGCGAACGCGAGGACGTGGAGCGGGCTGCCACGGAACTGCGCCAGCACCTGACGGTCATGGACCGGGCCGAGCAGACGGCGACGCACGCGGCCCTCACGCGGGTGGGGCAGGCGTTCGCGGAGTACTCCGGCGAGCTGCTCGGCGGTCAGGGCGAACTGGAGCTGGAGCACGACCCGGACGCGCGCCTCGTGGGCCTGAAGCTCGCGGTGCAGCCGAAAGGGAAGAGGACGCGCAGCCTGAACCTGCTGTCGGCCGGGGAACGCACCATGGCGGGCCTCGCGTTCCTGTTCGCGCTCGGGCACGCGCCCTCCGACCGGGAGGGAGGCGCGGCCGGACTGCCGCTCGCGGTGCTGGACGAGGTGGACGCCCCGCTCGACGAGGCGAACATCCGGCGTTTCACGCGCTTCCTGACATTGTTCGCCGCGCGCGGCTCGCAATTCCTGCTCGTCACGCACCAGAAGGCGACGATGGAGGTGGCGGGCGCCCTGTGGGGCGTGACGACCGACGGGAGCGGCGCGTCCAGGGTGCTGAGCATCCGGCAGTCGGATGATGTCGTGCCCGGCTGA